One region of Solanum pennellii chromosome 6, SPENNV200 genomic DNA includes:
- the LOC107021648 gene encoding serine/threonine-protein kinase OSR1-like isoform X4 — MEKKTNLPKNPSAKRTQYPIGSEQYTVYEEIGKGVSALVHRALCIPLNEIVAIKILDFERDKCDLNSVSREAQIMVLVDHPNVLKSYCSFVCDYNLWVVMPYMAQGSCLHILKSAYPDGFGEVVIATILREVLKGLEYLHDHGYIHRDVKAGNILIDSRGGIKLGDFGVSAYMFDSGDRQHMRNTFAGTPCWMAPEVMEQVHGYDFKADIWSFGITALELAHGHAPFSKYPPMKVLLMTLKNEPPRLDSERDRKFSKSFRQMIASCLVKDPSKRPTAKKLLKHPFFKKARSNDYVARTLLEGLPSLGDRMQDLKRKEEELLAQKKMPDGQKEEMSQNEYKRGISCWSFDVEDLKAQASLIPDEEIIGENDHGGSSDALAGLDYQGNRLQYQLSSPELPKLQYQVSFGSQSSDATGFDGNNPSAPPSPAERTMDYSRHKTEKFDDDLSIASPLHDAQISQNSSPCQEEMNFVGKGEQKIHAETFEGIPINTCQSDKSSSQNVSSCNVAFPQTADDLPAEVSCKHSRTSAGSGEDCEEKTKYQVIQQKGRFKVTSEEKATPENLTATQPLPTDPTPANHSSQSIFPVLQNALQATIIGRESILSAMRQVADSTGCNPSNSAGVEKSLLEAALDRERDLHREVADLRWRLERSQEELQKYKTENKSPK; from the exons ATGgagaagaaaacaaatttaCCGAAGAATCCAAGCGCAAAGCGAACACAATATCCGATTGGATCCGAACAATATACAGTCTATGAAGAAATAGGGAAAGGAGTTAGCGCTTTGGTTCATCGCGCTCTTTGTATTCCTCTCAATGAGATCGTTGCAATCAAAATCCTAGATTTCGAGCGTGATAAATGTGATCTG AACTCTGTGTCACGGGAAGCACAAATAATGGTCCTGGTTGATCATCCCAATGTTCTTAAATCATACTGCTCCTTTGTCTGTGATTACAATCTATGGGTTGTCATGCCTTACATGGCTCAAGGTTCCTGTCTCCACATACTGAAGTCTGCTTATCCAGATGGTTTTGGAGAGGTTGTCATTGCAACAATTCTACGTGAAGTGCTAAAGGGTTTAGAATACCTTCATGATCATGGCTACATTCATCGGGATGTCAAA GCTGGAAATATTCTCATTGATTCACGTGGTGGAATAAAGTTGGGAGATTTCGGTGTATCGGCCTACATGTTTGATTCAGGTGACAGGCAGCATATGCGGAATACATTTGCTGGAACTCCTTGTTG GATGGCACCGGAGGTCATGGAGCAAGTGCATGGTTACGATTTCAA AGCTGATATTTGGTCTTTTGGCATAACTGCTTTAGAGCTTGCTCATGGACATGCTCCTTTCTCAAAATACCCTCCAATGAAG GTGTTGCTAATGACATTGAAAAATGAACCTCCACGCCTTGATTCTGAGAGGGACAGGAAGTTCTCGAAG TCCTTTAGGCAAATGATTGCTAGTTGCTTGGTAAAAGATCCTTCAAAAAGGCCTACAGCCAAAAAGTTGTTGAAGCATCCTTTCTTTAAAAAAGCTAGGTCCAATGATTATGTAGCAAGAACATTGTTGGAAGGCTTGCCATCTCTTGGTGATCGCATGCAAGACTTGAAG aggaaagaagaagaattgcTAGCACAAAAGAAGATGCCAGATGGGCAGAAAGAAGAAATGTCACAG AATGAATATAAACGTGGGATTAGCTGCTGGAGCTTTGATGTTGAAGATTTGAAGGCACAGGCTTCCTTG ATTCCAGATGAGGAAATTATTGGTGAGAATGACCACGGGGGGAGTTCAGATGCGCTCGCAGGGCTTGACTACCAAGGAAACCGGCTTCAATATCAGTTATCTTCGCCAGAACTTCCAAAGCTTCAGTATCAAGTCTCCTTTGGAAGTCAAAGTTCCGATGCTACAGGATTT GATGGTAACAATCCATCTGCTCCTCCTTCGCCTGCTGAACGCACCATGGATTATAGCAG ACATAAAACTGAGAAGTTTGATGACGATTTAAGCATTGCTAGTCCATTACATGATGctcaaatttctcaaaattcttcTCCATGCCAAGAGGAGATGAATTTTGTTGGAAAAGGTGAACAAAAGATTCATGCAGAAACATTTGAGGGAATTCCCATAAATACTTGTCAAAG TGATAAAAGTTCATCCCAAAATGTATCCAGTTGCAATGTGGCTTTTCCTCAAACAGCTGATGATTTGCCAGCTGAAGTATCTTGTAAACATTCAAGAACTTCAG CCGGTAGCGGTGAAGATTGTGAGGAGAAGACTAAGTATCAAGTTATTCAGCAGAAAGGACGATTTAAAGTTACCTCGGAGGAAAAG GCAACTCCAGAAAATCTGACTGCTACTCAACCATTGCCGACTGATCCTACACCAGCTAATCATTCTTCCCAGTCCATATTCCCAGTGTTGCAGAATGCTTTACAGGCAACTATTATTGGAAGA GAGAGTATTCTTAGTGCAATGAGGCAAGTGGCCGACTCCACAG GATGTAATCCATCAAATTCAGCTGGAGTAGAGAAATCACTG TTGGAGGCAGCTCTTGACAGGGAGAGGGATTTACATCGTGAAGTTGCTGATTTACGATGGAg GCTCGAGCGTTCCCAGGAAGagcttcaaaaatataaaacagaAAACAAAAGCCCAAAGTGA
- the LOC107023243 gene encoding uncharacterized protein LOC107023243 has product MQPPHQHSRINLSELKAQIVKKLGPEGSKQYFHYLSRLLSLKISKAEFNKLCLRILGRENIPLHNQFIHSILRNACSAKVPPPINEGGIVKPGVAVGSKQPLDDAYDQNGLHVSSNQASGQPGLSNGAVLPLSPRKARTVYRDRRAGDRRSVLGSNGKNSFTFQQATMMESSDFEIIKENGDLNPPNVKGAVHQYQGIMQQTDDDRQGFNQETAKFSVMKRSLQNSVSLQKKTDKSRDDGKEMHARSRLQAPLGVPFCPVSVGGARRSVSLAASSRCVSSSSFGALLDSVTLRERMEQISAEQGLDGVTTDCANLLNNGLDSYLKGLIKSCLQFVGARSGHEPTTNNTKKQQTYMKLVNGLRPGHHLQMNGGRLSEAVNERTPGNLVSLQDFRVAMELNPRQLGEDWPLLLEKLTHAVEE; this is encoded by the coding sequence ATGCAACCGCCTCACCAGCATTCCCGGATTAATCTTTCTGAATTGAAAGCTCAGATAGTGAAGAAACTTGGACCAGAGGGTTCAAAGCAGTACTTTCATTACTTAAGTAGGCTATTGAGCTTGAAGATAAGCAAGGCCGAGTTCAATAAACTTTGTTTAAGGATCTTGGGGAGAGAAAACATTCCGTTGCATAATCAGTTCATTCATTCTATTCTGAGAAATGCCTGTAGTGCAAAAGTTCCTCCGCCAATTAATGAAGGGGGTATTGTGAAGCCTGGTGTAGCGGTTGGCAGTAAACAGCCCTTAGATGATGCTTATGACCAAAATGGATTGCATGTTTCCTCAAACCAGGCTTCAGGTCAACCGGGTTTGTCCAATGGTGCCGTGCTGCCATTATCTCCTCGGAAGGCCAGGACAGTATATCGTGATCGTAGGGCTGGGGATCGTCGTAGTGTGCTTGGATCAAATGGGAAGAATAGTTTTACTTTTCAACAAGCAACTATGATGGAATCGAGTGATTTCGAAATTATTAAGGAAAATGGGGATTTGAATCCACCTAATGTCAAGGGAGCAGTGCATCAATATCAAGGAATCATGCAGCAAACAGATGATGATAGACAGGGATTCAATCAAGAAACTGCCAAATTTTCTGTTATGAAGAGATCACTGCAAAATTCAGTATCTTTACAGAAGAAAACAGACAAATCTAGAGATGATGGAAAAGAGATGCATGCTAGGAGTCGACTCCAAGCTCCTCTTGGGGTTCCATTTTGCCCCGTTAGTGTAGGTGGAGCACGTAGATCAGTATCTTTAGCAGCAAGTAGTAGATGTGTTAGCTCTTCTAGTTTTGGTGCTTTGTTGGACAGTGTAACTCTGAGGGAACGCATGGAGCAGATTTCTGCAGAACAGGGCCTTGATGGGGTGACCACGGATTGTGCCAATCTGTTGAACAATGGTTTGGATTCTTACTTAAAAGGTTTAATCAAATCTTGTCTCCAATTTGTGGGAGCAAGGTCAGGGCATGAGCCTACAACAAACAACACCAAGAAGCAGCAGACTTATATGAAGCTAGTTAATGGTCTCAGACCAGGTCATCATTTACAGATGAATGGTGGTAGATTGTCAGAAGCTGTGAACGAACGTACTCCAGGCAACCTGGTATCATTGCAAGATTTTAGGGTTGCCATGGAACTGAACCCCCGGCAACTTGGTGAAGACTGGCCGCTGCTGCTGGAGAAACTAACACACGCAGTTGAGGAATAA
- the LOC107021647 gene encoding ABC transporter I family member 17-like, which translates to MEISQSWGKISPQLHSSHSLEISLGERGHLLAVEMNDIKGATETKIEVRGLNKVSDKGDSILKSVRVDITRGAIMGIIGPSGSGKSTILRALNRLWEPPKRTVFLDGTDICDLDVICLRRKVGMLFQLPVLFEGTVADNIRYGPKLKGKKLSDNEVYKLLTLADLDSSFFNKSGGELSVGQAQRVALARTLANEPEVLLLDEPTSALDPISTQNIEDVLVKLKKDQKMTIVIVSHSIKQIQRIADIVCLLVDGEIVEIIKPDQLSEAKHPMALRFLQLSS; encoded by the exons ATGGAGATATCACAAAGTTGGGGCAAAATTAGTCCTCAGCTCCATAGCTCACACTCCTTGGAGATTTCATTAG GAGAAAGAGGGCATCTACTAGCAGTggaaatgaatgatattaaaggTGCAACAGAAACTAAGATTGAGGTTAGGGGACTGAACAAGGTATCAGATAAGGGTGATTCTATACTGAAGAGTGTTAGAGTTGACATAACAAGAGGAGCAATCATGGGGATTATTGGCCCCAGTGGTAGCGGAAAATCAACAATTTTACGAGCGCTAAATCGATTATGGGAACCCCCTAAGAGAACTGTTTTTCTTGATGGTACTGATATTTGTGATCTGGATGTGATCTGTCTTCGTCGTAAGGTTGGCATGTTGTTCCAACTTCCAGTTCTCTTTGAAG GTACAGTGGCAGATAATATACGTTATGGGCCAAAACTCAAGGGAAAGAAACTAAGTGATAATGAGGTTTACAAGTTGCTGACTTTGGCTGATCTAGACTCATCTTTCTTCAACAAGTCAGGTGGGGAACTATCTGTTGGCCAAGCACAGAGAGTTGCACTTGCCAGAACCTTAGCTAATGAACCAGAG GTTCTGCTATTGGATGAGCCAACTAGTGCATTAGATCCAATATCAACACAGAATATCGAGGACGTTCTAGTAAAGCTCAAGAAGGATCAGAAGATGACAATTGTGATAGTTTCTCATAGCATCAAGCAAATACAGAGAATAGCTGATATAGTGTGCCTGCTGGTTGATGGGGAGATTGTGGAAATTATAAAGCCTGATCAACTCTCTGAAGCTAAGCATCCCATGGCACTAAGATTTCTTCAACTCAGCTCCTAG
- the LOC107021648 gene encoding serine/threonine-protein kinase OSR1-like isoform X2 produces MEKKTNLPKNPSAKRTQYPIGSEQYTVYEEIGKGVSALVHRALCIPLNEIVAIKILDFERDKCDLNSVSREAQIMVLVDHPNVLKSYCSFVCDYNLWVVMPYMAQGSCLHILKSAYPDGFGEVVIATILREVLKGLEYLHDHGYIHRDVKAGNILIDSRGGIKLGDFGVSAYMFDSGDRQHMRNTFAGTPCWMAPEVMEQVHGYDFKADIWSFGITALELAHGHAPFSKYPPMKVLLMTLKNEPPRLDSERDRKFSKSFRQMIASCLVKDPSKRPTAKKLLKHPFFKKARSNDYVARTLLEGLPSLGDRMQDLKRKEEELLAQKKMPDGQKEEMSQNEYKRGISCWSFDVEDLKAQASLIPDEEIIGENDHGGSSDALAGLDYQGNRLQYQLSSPELPKLQYQVSFGSQSSDATGFDGNNPSAPPSPAERTMDYSRHKTEKFDDDLSIASPLHDAQISQNSSPCQEEMNFVGKGEQKIHAETFEGIPINTCQSDKSSSQNVSSCNVAFPQTADDLPAEVSCKHSRTSAGSGEDCEEKTKYQVIQQKGRFKVTSEEKATPENLTATQPLPTDPTPANHSSQSIFPVLQNALQATIIGRESILSAMRQVADSTGCNPSNSAGVEKSLVWICTNLVATSSANSTITRNYYSIISLFSSFLGGSNILYNTLLSFSVVGGSS; encoded by the exons ATGgagaagaaaacaaatttaCCGAAGAATCCAAGCGCAAAGCGAACACAATATCCGATTGGATCCGAACAATATACAGTCTATGAAGAAATAGGGAAAGGAGTTAGCGCTTTGGTTCATCGCGCTCTTTGTATTCCTCTCAATGAGATCGTTGCAATCAAAATCCTAGATTTCGAGCGTGATAAATGTGATCTG AACTCTGTGTCACGGGAAGCACAAATAATGGTCCTGGTTGATCATCCCAATGTTCTTAAATCATACTGCTCCTTTGTCTGTGATTACAATCTATGGGTTGTCATGCCTTACATGGCTCAAGGTTCCTGTCTCCACATACTGAAGTCTGCTTATCCAGATGGTTTTGGAGAGGTTGTCATTGCAACAATTCTACGTGAAGTGCTAAAGGGTTTAGAATACCTTCATGATCATGGCTACATTCATCGGGATGTCAAA GCTGGAAATATTCTCATTGATTCACGTGGTGGAATAAAGTTGGGAGATTTCGGTGTATCGGCCTACATGTTTGATTCAGGTGACAGGCAGCATATGCGGAATACATTTGCTGGAACTCCTTGTTG GATGGCACCGGAGGTCATGGAGCAAGTGCATGGTTACGATTTCAA AGCTGATATTTGGTCTTTTGGCATAACTGCTTTAGAGCTTGCTCATGGACATGCTCCTTTCTCAAAATACCCTCCAATGAAG GTGTTGCTAATGACATTGAAAAATGAACCTCCACGCCTTGATTCTGAGAGGGACAGGAAGTTCTCGAAG TCCTTTAGGCAAATGATTGCTAGTTGCTTGGTAAAAGATCCTTCAAAAAGGCCTACAGCCAAAAAGTTGTTGAAGCATCCTTTCTTTAAAAAAGCTAGGTCCAATGATTATGTAGCAAGAACATTGTTGGAAGGCTTGCCATCTCTTGGTGATCGCATGCAAGACTTGAAG aggaaagaagaagaattgcTAGCACAAAAGAAGATGCCAGATGGGCAGAAAGAAGAAATGTCACAG AATGAATATAAACGTGGGATTAGCTGCTGGAGCTTTGATGTTGAAGATTTGAAGGCACAGGCTTCCTTG ATTCCAGATGAGGAAATTATTGGTGAGAATGACCACGGGGGGAGTTCAGATGCGCTCGCAGGGCTTGACTACCAAGGAAACCGGCTTCAATATCAGTTATCTTCGCCAGAACTTCCAAAGCTTCAGTATCAAGTCTCCTTTGGAAGTCAAAGTTCCGATGCTACAGGATTT GATGGTAACAATCCATCTGCTCCTCCTTCGCCTGCTGAACGCACCATGGATTATAGCAG ACATAAAACTGAGAAGTTTGATGACGATTTAAGCATTGCTAGTCCATTACATGATGctcaaatttctcaaaattcttcTCCATGCCAAGAGGAGATGAATTTTGTTGGAAAAGGTGAACAAAAGATTCATGCAGAAACATTTGAGGGAATTCCCATAAATACTTGTCAAAG TGATAAAAGTTCATCCCAAAATGTATCCAGTTGCAATGTGGCTTTTCCTCAAACAGCTGATGATTTGCCAGCTGAAGTATCTTGTAAACATTCAAGAACTTCAG CCGGTAGCGGTGAAGATTGTGAGGAGAAGACTAAGTATCAAGTTATTCAGCAGAAAGGACGATTTAAAGTTACCTCGGAGGAAAAG GCAACTCCAGAAAATCTGACTGCTACTCAACCATTGCCGACTGATCCTACACCAGCTAATCATTCTTCCCAGTCCATATTCCCAGTGTTGCAGAATGCTTTACAGGCAACTATTATTGGAAGA GAGAGTATTCTTAGTGCAATGAGGCAAGTGGCCGACTCCACAG GATGTAATCCATCAAATTCAGCTGGAGTAGAGAAATCACTGGTATGGATTTGTACTAATCTTGTTGCGACATCCTCCGCAAATTCAACCATAACCAGGAATTACTATtctataatttctctcttttcttcatttcttggGGGATCCAACATACTATATAACACCCTTCTCTCTTTCTCTGTAGTTGGAGGCAGCTCTTGA
- the LOC107021648 gene encoding serine/threonine-protein kinase OSR1-like isoform X1: MEKKTNLPKNPSAKRTQYPIGSEQYTVYEEIGKGVSALVHRALCIPLNEIVAIKILDFERDKCDLNSVSREAQIMVLVDHPNVLKSYCSFVCDYNLWVVMPYMAQGSCLHILKSAYPDGFGEVVIATILREVLKGLEYLHDHGYIHRDVKAGNILIDSRGGIKLGDFGVSAYMFDSGDRQHMRNTFAGTPCWMAPEVMEQVHGYDFKADIWSFGITALELAHGHAPFSKYPPMKVLLMTLKNEPPRLDSERDRKFSKSFRQMIASCLVKDPSKRPTAKKLLKHPFFKKARSNDYVARTLLEGLPSLGDRMQDLKRKEEELLAQKKMPDGQKEEMSQNEYKRGISCWSFDVEDLKAQASLIPDEEIIGENDHGGSSDALAGLDYQGNRLQYQLSSPELPKLQYQVSFGSQSSDATGFDGNNPSAPPSPAERTMDYSRHKTEKFDDDLSIASPLHDAQISQNSSPCQEEMNFVGKGEQKIHAETFEGIPINTCQSDKSSSQNVSSCNVAFPQTADDLPAEVSCKHSRTSAGSGEDCEEKTKYQVIQQKGRFKVTSEEKATPENLTATQPLPTDPTPANHSSQSIFPVLQNALQATIIGRESILSAMRQVADSTANLSMDAGCNPSNSAGVEKSLVWICTNLVATSSANSTITRNYYSIISLFSSFLGGSNILYNTLLSFSVVGGSS; encoded by the exons ATGgagaagaaaacaaatttaCCGAAGAATCCAAGCGCAAAGCGAACACAATATCCGATTGGATCCGAACAATATACAGTCTATGAAGAAATAGGGAAAGGAGTTAGCGCTTTGGTTCATCGCGCTCTTTGTATTCCTCTCAATGAGATCGTTGCAATCAAAATCCTAGATTTCGAGCGTGATAAATGTGATCTG AACTCTGTGTCACGGGAAGCACAAATAATGGTCCTGGTTGATCATCCCAATGTTCTTAAATCATACTGCTCCTTTGTCTGTGATTACAATCTATGGGTTGTCATGCCTTACATGGCTCAAGGTTCCTGTCTCCACATACTGAAGTCTGCTTATCCAGATGGTTTTGGAGAGGTTGTCATTGCAACAATTCTACGTGAAGTGCTAAAGGGTTTAGAATACCTTCATGATCATGGCTACATTCATCGGGATGTCAAA GCTGGAAATATTCTCATTGATTCACGTGGTGGAATAAAGTTGGGAGATTTCGGTGTATCGGCCTACATGTTTGATTCAGGTGACAGGCAGCATATGCGGAATACATTTGCTGGAACTCCTTGTTG GATGGCACCGGAGGTCATGGAGCAAGTGCATGGTTACGATTTCAA AGCTGATATTTGGTCTTTTGGCATAACTGCTTTAGAGCTTGCTCATGGACATGCTCCTTTCTCAAAATACCCTCCAATGAAG GTGTTGCTAATGACATTGAAAAATGAACCTCCACGCCTTGATTCTGAGAGGGACAGGAAGTTCTCGAAG TCCTTTAGGCAAATGATTGCTAGTTGCTTGGTAAAAGATCCTTCAAAAAGGCCTACAGCCAAAAAGTTGTTGAAGCATCCTTTCTTTAAAAAAGCTAGGTCCAATGATTATGTAGCAAGAACATTGTTGGAAGGCTTGCCATCTCTTGGTGATCGCATGCAAGACTTGAAG aggaaagaagaagaattgcTAGCACAAAAGAAGATGCCAGATGGGCAGAAAGAAGAAATGTCACAG AATGAATATAAACGTGGGATTAGCTGCTGGAGCTTTGATGTTGAAGATTTGAAGGCACAGGCTTCCTTG ATTCCAGATGAGGAAATTATTGGTGAGAATGACCACGGGGGGAGTTCAGATGCGCTCGCAGGGCTTGACTACCAAGGAAACCGGCTTCAATATCAGTTATCTTCGCCAGAACTTCCAAAGCTTCAGTATCAAGTCTCCTTTGGAAGTCAAAGTTCCGATGCTACAGGATTT GATGGTAACAATCCATCTGCTCCTCCTTCGCCTGCTGAACGCACCATGGATTATAGCAG ACATAAAACTGAGAAGTTTGATGACGATTTAAGCATTGCTAGTCCATTACATGATGctcaaatttctcaaaattcttcTCCATGCCAAGAGGAGATGAATTTTGTTGGAAAAGGTGAACAAAAGATTCATGCAGAAACATTTGAGGGAATTCCCATAAATACTTGTCAAAG TGATAAAAGTTCATCCCAAAATGTATCCAGTTGCAATGTGGCTTTTCCTCAAACAGCTGATGATTTGCCAGCTGAAGTATCTTGTAAACATTCAAGAACTTCAG CCGGTAGCGGTGAAGATTGTGAGGAGAAGACTAAGTATCAAGTTATTCAGCAGAAAGGACGATTTAAAGTTACCTCGGAGGAAAAG GCAACTCCAGAAAATCTGACTGCTACTCAACCATTGCCGACTGATCCTACACCAGCTAATCATTCTTCCCAGTCCATATTCCCAGTGTTGCAGAATGCTTTACAGGCAACTATTATTGGAAGA GAGAGTATTCTTAGTGCAATGAGGCAAGTGGCCGACTCCACAG CTAACCTTTCCATGGATGCAGGATGTAATCCATCAAATTCAGCTGGAGTAGAGAAATCACTGGTATGGATTTGTACTAATCTTGTTGCGACATCCTCCGCAAATTCAACCATAACCAGGAATTACTATtctataatttctctcttttcttcatttcttggGGGATCCAACATACTATATAACACCCTTCTCTCTTTCTCTGTAGTTGGAGGCAGCTCTTGA
- the LOC107021648 gene encoding serine/threonine-protein kinase OSR1-like isoform X3, translating to MEKKTNLPKNPSAKRTQYPIGSEQYTVYEEIGKGVSALVHRALCIPLNEIVAIKILDFERDKCDLNSVSREAQIMVLVDHPNVLKSYCSFVCDYNLWVVMPYMAQGSCLHILKSAYPDGFGEVVIATILREVLKGLEYLHDHGYIHRDVKAGNILIDSRGGIKLGDFGVSAYMFDSGDRQHMRNTFAGTPCWMAPEVMEQVHGYDFKADIWSFGITALELAHGHAPFSKYPPMKVLLMTLKNEPPRLDSERDRKFSKSFRQMIASCLVKDPSKRPTAKKLLKHPFFKKARSNDYVARTLLEGLPSLGDRMQDLKRKEEELLAQKKMPDGQKEEMSQNEYKRGISCWSFDVEDLKAQASLIPDEEIIGENDHGGSSDALAGLDYQGNRLQYQLSSPELPKLQYQVSFGSQSSDATGFDGNNPSAPPSPAERTMDYSRHKTEKFDDDLSIASPLHDAQISQNSSPCQEEMNFVGKGEQKIHAETFEGIPINTCQSDKSSSQNVSSCNVAFPQTADDLPAEVSCKHSRTSAGSGEDCEEKTKYQVIQQKGRFKVTSEEKATPENLTATQPLPTDPTPANHSSQSIFPVLQNALQATIIGRESILSAMRQVADSTANLSMDAGCNPSNSAGVEKSLLEAALDRERDLHREVADLRWRLERSQEELQKYKTENKSPK from the exons ATGgagaagaaaacaaatttaCCGAAGAATCCAAGCGCAAAGCGAACACAATATCCGATTGGATCCGAACAATATACAGTCTATGAAGAAATAGGGAAAGGAGTTAGCGCTTTGGTTCATCGCGCTCTTTGTATTCCTCTCAATGAGATCGTTGCAATCAAAATCCTAGATTTCGAGCGTGATAAATGTGATCTG AACTCTGTGTCACGGGAAGCACAAATAATGGTCCTGGTTGATCATCCCAATGTTCTTAAATCATACTGCTCCTTTGTCTGTGATTACAATCTATGGGTTGTCATGCCTTACATGGCTCAAGGTTCCTGTCTCCACATACTGAAGTCTGCTTATCCAGATGGTTTTGGAGAGGTTGTCATTGCAACAATTCTACGTGAAGTGCTAAAGGGTTTAGAATACCTTCATGATCATGGCTACATTCATCGGGATGTCAAA GCTGGAAATATTCTCATTGATTCACGTGGTGGAATAAAGTTGGGAGATTTCGGTGTATCGGCCTACATGTTTGATTCAGGTGACAGGCAGCATATGCGGAATACATTTGCTGGAACTCCTTGTTG GATGGCACCGGAGGTCATGGAGCAAGTGCATGGTTACGATTTCAA AGCTGATATTTGGTCTTTTGGCATAACTGCTTTAGAGCTTGCTCATGGACATGCTCCTTTCTCAAAATACCCTCCAATGAAG GTGTTGCTAATGACATTGAAAAATGAACCTCCACGCCTTGATTCTGAGAGGGACAGGAAGTTCTCGAAG TCCTTTAGGCAAATGATTGCTAGTTGCTTGGTAAAAGATCCTTCAAAAAGGCCTACAGCCAAAAAGTTGTTGAAGCATCCTTTCTTTAAAAAAGCTAGGTCCAATGATTATGTAGCAAGAACATTGTTGGAAGGCTTGCCATCTCTTGGTGATCGCATGCAAGACTTGAAG aggaaagaagaagaattgcTAGCACAAAAGAAGATGCCAGATGGGCAGAAAGAAGAAATGTCACAG AATGAATATAAACGTGGGATTAGCTGCTGGAGCTTTGATGTTGAAGATTTGAAGGCACAGGCTTCCTTG ATTCCAGATGAGGAAATTATTGGTGAGAATGACCACGGGGGGAGTTCAGATGCGCTCGCAGGGCTTGACTACCAAGGAAACCGGCTTCAATATCAGTTATCTTCGCCAGAACTTCCAAAGCTTCAGTATCAAGTCTCCTTTGGAAGTCAAAGTTCCGATGCTACAGGATTT GATGGTAACAATCCATCTGCTCCTCCTTCGCCTGCTGAACGCACCATGGATTATAGCAG ACATAAAACTGAGAAGTTTGATGACGATTTAAGCATTGCTAGTCCATTACATGATGctcaaatttctcaaaattcttcTCCATGCCAAGAGGAGATGAATTTTGTTGGAAAAGGTGAACAAAAGATTCATGCAGAAACATTTGAGGGAATTCCCATAAATACTTGTCAAAG TGATAAAAGTTCATCCCAAAATGTATCCAGTTGCAATGTGGCTTTTCCTCAAACAGCTGATGATTTGCCAGCTGAAGTATCTTGTAAACATTCAAGAACTTCAG CCGGTAGCGGTGAAGATTGTGAGGAGAAGACTAAGTATCAAGTTATTCAGCAGAAAGGACGATTTAAAGTTACCTCGGAGGAAAAG GCAACTCCAGAAAATCTGACTGCTACTCAACCATTGCCGACTGATCCTACACCAGCTAATCATTCTTCCCAGTCCATATTCCCAGTGTTGCAGAATGCTTTACAGGCAACTATTATTGGAAGA GAGAGTATTCTTAGTGCAATGAGGCAAGTGGCCGACTCCACAG CTAACCTTTCCATGGATGCAGGATGTAATCCATCAAATTCAGCTGGAGTAGAGAAATCACTG TTGGAGGCAGCTCTTGACAGGGAGAGGGATTTACATCGTGAAGTTGCTGATTTACGATGGAg GCTCGAGCGTTCCCAGGAAGagcttcaaaaatataaaacagaAAACAAAAGCCCAAAGTGA